The Elgaria multicarinata webbii isolate HBS135686 ecotype San Diego chromosome 4, rElgMul1.1.pri, whole genome shotgun sequence genome contains a region encoding:
- the THSD1 gene encoding thrombospondin type-1 domain-containing protein 1 isoform X2: protein MKQMLKEFSNLLLVVLCDYVLGAMEYLLLEQPTHVALSNSTVSVGFQNYYGGNVTLKNISILLIDASTNQTVAKKQLLQNQYQGSWSLWQAWSPCSVSCGDGFRERYRECLISFPVPIKQGCVGKQQDISPCSLEECSTTTSVPITPLNPKEGQKATNNLVTVTGISLCLSIILATILITLWRKLCRTQKCSTPVRCNSAHSPSFRKNSDEENICQERQQQESFSEEEGPSREPPEIPLNFRRSLHFAQEGGEGGEASATESFQSNAQKIIPPIFSYRLAQQQLKEMKKKGLTETTKVYHVSQNPLTDTVSTENQEEEEASTAVNKFRIKSPFLEQPPGHPKLSGNRPCSRVDFTLAQINPILSPSQSLIRRAQPRYLDNKAEASERGYSRSSHFRRTASFHEARKAKPFRKRSMSTLTPSQTPHYQCRTRMWSCDPEEQPRLKSRSISRNVVELELCHSAPLTTESMTRGAQPTHKWEPPGKRPDLVSSRQPVSQMLRADRSEHKRNRSGPFLSHTDAWRKEPATMLPLNDSHQRGDALSPAQYRKSKCQSFPSDPEYHFYDNTTFGLTESEQQMIDLPGYFGSAEEGEISTLSIENLVI from the exons ATGAAACAGATGTTGAAAGAATTTTCAAATCTACTACTAGTTGTGCTCTGTGATTATG TTCTTGGAGCAATGGAATATCTTCTCTTGGAGCAACCAACTCATGTAGCTTTAAGCAATAGCACGGTGTCAGTTGGCTTCCAGAATTATTATGGTGGCAATGTGACATTGAAAAACATCTCCATCCTGCTAATAGATGCCAGCACCAACCAAACGGTTGCAAAAAAACAGCTTCTGCAAAACCAGTACCAAG GGTCCTGGAGCCTTTGGCAGGCCTGGAGTCCTTGCAGTGTGAGTTGCGGAGATGGCTTCCGTGAGCGCTACCGAGAGTGCCTCATATCTTTCCCAGTCCCAATAAAGCAAGGGTGCGTGGGGAAACAACAGGATATTTCTCCGTGCTCTTTGGAGGAATGCTCCA CCACTACATCTGTACCCATCACACCACTGAATCCTAAAGAAGGCCAGAAAGCCACCAATAACCTGGTAACTGTCACTGGCATATCCTTGTGTTTATCCATAATCTTGGCAACCATCCTTATCACCTTATGGAGAAAGCTTTGCAGAACTCAGAAGTGTAGTACCCCTGTGCGCTGCAACTCCGCCCATTCGCCCAGCTTCCGGAAGAACTCCGACGAAGAGAATATATGTCAAGAGAGACAGCAGCAAGAGAGCTTTTCTGAGGAAGAAGGCCCTTCTAGAGAACCTCCTGAGATCCCCTTGAATTTCAGGAGAAGCCTTCATTTTGcacaagaaggaggagaaggaggagaagcttCTGCTACGGAGAGTTTTCAGTCCAACGCTCAAAAAATAATCCCTCCCATTTTCAGCTACCGCCTTGCACAGCAGCAGCTCAAAGAAATGAAGAAGAAGGGCCTTACAGAAACAACAAAGGTTTATCATGTGTCGCAAAACCCTTTGACGGACACTGTGAGCACAGaaaaccaggaggaggaggaggcgtcaaCAGCAGTGAACAAGTTTAGAATCAAATCTCCTTTCTTGGAGCAGCCACCTGGCCATCCCAAGTTATCCGGCAACAGGCCCTGTTCTAGGGTGGATTTTACACTAGCACAGATCAATCCCATTTTGAGCCCAAGCCAGTCCCTAATTAGAAGAGCTCAGCCTAGATATCTTGATAACAAAGCAGAGGCATCAGAGAGAGGCTATTCAAGAAGTTCACACTTCAGAAGAACAGCTAGTTTTCACGAAGCCAGAAAAGCTAAGCCATTCCGGAAAAGAAGCATGTCCACCCTCACCCCAAGCCAGACCCCACACTACCAGTGCAGAACCAGAATGTGGAGCTGTGACCCAGAAGAACAGCCTCGGCTTAAATCCAGGAGCATCAGTCGGAATGTTGTGGAACTCGAGCTGTGTCACAGCGCTCCTTTAACCACTGAATCCATGACCCGTGGGGCACAACCCACTCACAAATGGGAACCTCCAGGAAAGAGACCGGATCTGGTCAGCAGTCGCCAGCCTGTCTCCCAAATGCTACGTGCTGATAGGTCAGAGCATAAGAGAAACAGAAGTGGCCCCTTTCTGAGCCATACGGATGCTTGGCGGAAAGAACCTGCTACTATGCTGCCTCTCAACGACAGTCACCAGAGAGGAGATGCTCTGAGCCCTGCCCAGTACAGGAAGAGCAAATGCCAGAGCTTCCCATCTGATCCTGAATACCACTTCTATGACAACACTACTTTTGGCCTGACTGAATCAGAGCAGCAAATGATTGACCTGCCTGGATATTTTGGCTCAGCTGAAGAGGGTGAAATAAGTACCTTAAGTATTGAAAATCTGGTGATCTGA
- the THSD1 gene encoding thrombospondin type-1 domain-containing protein 1 isoform X1 — MKQMLKEFSNLLLVVLCDYVLGAMEYLLLEQPTHVALSNSTVSVGFQNYYGGNVTLKNISILLIDASTNQTVAKKQLLQNQYQGIVVFECVHFKSAGNYWFKMASEIINGTDSQWKGENIPLSVTWPIFNLDVRRTSEGHGSSLQLKLFTDEYLCPMNKTVISLDIILTSSLYELGTLISNETVGLRTSKKHDLLRSQWIKFDCQLVGQEAYIAVILKSTETNSIIASTGPIDLVHKFGYKLVVAEDVICESSVVVSVIFPPCTSSEGHIVVFKDNPGPFGRTRLHESIMNPDDNQIEFNCTLFDKGTNKYCFEFSHLNQVNSPSRAKECVLIQRNIGSWSLWQAWSPCSVSCGDGFRERYRECLISFPVPIKQGCVGKQQDISPCSLEECSTTTSVPITPLNPKEGQKATNNLVTVTGISLCLSIILATILITLWRKLCRTQKCSTPVRCNSAHSPSFRKNSDEENICQERQQQESFSEEEGPSREPPEIPLNFRRSLHFAQEGGEGGEASATESFQSNAQKIIPPIFSYRLAQQQLKEMKKKGLTETTKVYHVSQNPLTDTVSTENQEEEEASTAVNKFRIKSPFLEQPPGHPKLSGNRPCSRVDFTLAQINPILSPSQSLIRRAQPRYLDNKAEASERGYSRSSHFRRTASFHEARKAKPFRKRSMSTLTPSQTPHYQCRTRMWSCDPEEQPRLKSRSISRNVVELELCHSAPLTTESMTRGAQPTHKWEPPGKRPDLVSSRQPVSQMLRADRSEHKRNRSGPFLSHTDAWRKEPATMLPLNDSHQRGDALSPAQYRKSKCQSFPSDPEYHFYDNTTFGLTESEQQMIDLPGYFGSAEEGEISTLSIENLVI, encoded by the exons ATGAAACAGATGTTGAAAGAATTTTCAAATCTACTACTAGTTGTGCTCTGTGATTATG TTCTTGGAGCAATGGAATATCTTCTCTTGGAGCAACCAACTCATGTAGCTTTAAGCAATAGCACGGTGTCAGTTGGCTTCCAGAATTATTATGGTGGCAATGTGACATTGAAAAACATCTCCATCCTGCTAATAGATGCCAGCACCAACCAAACGGTTGCAAAAAAACAGCTTCTGCAAAACCAGTACCAAGGTATAGTTGTCTTTGAGTGTGTGCATTTTAAGAGTGCTGGGAACTACTGGTTCAAAATGGCTTCTGAAATCATCAATGGCACCGATTCCCAGTGGAAAGGAGAGAATATCCCATTGAGTGTGACGTGGCCTATATTTAACTTGGATGTGAGGAGGACCtcagagggacatggaagttCCCTTCAGCTCAAGTTGTTTACTGATGAATATTTATGTCCGATGAATAAAACAGTGATTTCTCTTGATATAATACTGACCAGCAGCTTATACGAACTAGGGACATTGATCTCAAATGAGACTGTGGGATTGAGAACTAGCAAAAAGCATGATCTCCTTAGGTCGCAGTGGATTAAGTTTGACTGTCAGTTGGTTGGCCAAGAAGCATATATTGCTGTAATACTGAAATCAACAGAGACCAATTCAATCATTGCATCAACAGGACCCATAGATCTTGTGCATAAATTTGGCTACAAATTAGTTGTGGCAGAAGATGTGATATGTGAGTCTTCAGTTGTGGTTTCTGTCATTTTCCCTCCATGCACGTCTTCTGAAGGGCACATTGTTGTGTTCAAAGATAATCCTGGGCCTTTTGGTCGCACAAGGCTCCATGAAAGCATCATGAATCCAGACGACAACCAGATAGAATTCAACTGCACATTGTTTGACAAAGGAACAAACAAATACTGTTTTGAATTTAGCCATTTGAACCAAGTCAATTCCCCATCAAGAGCAAAAGAATGTGTGCTAATCCAACGGAATATTG GGTCCTGGAGCCTTTGGCAGGCCTGGAGTCCTTGCAGTGTGAGTTGCGGAGATGGCTTCCGTGAGCGCTACCGAGAGTGCCTCATATCTTTCCCAGTCCCAATAAAGCAAGGGTGCGTGGGGAAACAACAGGATATTTCTCCGTGCTCTTTGGAGGAATGCTCCA CCACTACATCTGTACCCATCACACCACTGAATCCTAAAGAAGGCCAGAAAGCCACCAATAACCTGGTAACTGTCACTGGCATATCCTTGTGTTTATCCATAATCTTGGCAACCATCCTTATCACCTTATGGAGAAAGCTTTGCAGAACTCAGAAGTGTAGTACCCCTGTGCGCTGCAACTCCGCCCATTCGCCCAGCTTCCGGAAGAACTCCGACGAAGAGAATATATGTCAAGAGAGACAGCAGCAAGAGAGCTTTTCTGAGGAAGAAGGCCCTTCTAGAGAACCTCCTGAGATCCCCTTGAATTTCAGGAGAAGCCTTCATTTTGcacaagaaggaggagaaggaggagaagcttCTGCTACGGAGAGTTTTCAGTCCAACGCTCAAAAAATAATCCCTCCCATTTTCAGCTACCGCCTTGCACAGCAGCAGCTCAAAGAAATGAAGAAGAAGGGCCTTACAGAAACAACAAAGGTTTATCATGTGTCGCAAAACCCTTTGACGGACACTGTGAGCACAGaaaaccaggaggaggaggaggcgtcaaCAGCAGTGAACAAGTTTAGAATCAAATCTCCTTTCTTGGAGCAGCCACCTGGCCATCCCAAGTTATCCGGCAACAGGCCCTGTTCTAGGGTGGATTTTACACTAGCACAGATCAATCCCATTTTGAGCCCAAGCCAGTCCCTAATTAGAAGAGCTCAGCCTAGATATCTTGATAACAAAGCAGAGGCATCAGAGAGAGGCTATTCAAGAAGTTCACACTTCAGAAGAACAGCTAGTTTTCACGAAGCCAGAAAAGCTAAGCCATTCCGGAAAAGAAGCATGTCCACCCTCACCCCAAGCCAGACCCCACACTACCAGTGCAGAACCAGAATGTGGAGCTGTGACCCAGAAGAACAGCCTCGGCTTAAATCCAGGAGCATCAGTCGGAATGTTGTGGAACTCGAGCTGTGTCACAGCGCTCCTTTAACCACTGAATCCATGACCCGTGGGGCACAACCCACTCACAAATGGGAACCTCCAGGAAAGAGACCGGATCTGGTCAGCAGTCGCCAGCCTGTCTCCCAAATGCTACGTGCTGATAGGTCAGAGCATAAGAGAAACAGAAGTGGCCCCTTTCTGAGCCATACGGATGCTTGGCGGAAAGAACCTGCTACTATGCTGCCTCTCAACGACAGTCACCAGAGAGGAGATGCTCTGAGCCCTGCCCAGTACAGGAAGAGCAAATGCCAGAGCTTCCCATCTGATCCTGAATACCACTTCTATGACAACACTACTTTTGGCCTGACTGAATCAGAGCAGCAAATGATTGACCTGCCTGGATATTTTGGCTCAGCTGAAGAGGGTGAAATAAGTACCTTAAGTATTGAAAATCTGGTGATCTGA